The region CCGCGTTCAACCTGCACGTGGACGCGGGTGGCGCGGTCGGCGCCGCGGTCCAGGCGCGGGTGTCGTACGACTTCACCGGCTCGGGCAGCTACAGCCGGGTGGAGACGTACAACTACTTCGCCACCGACCCGGTCGTCGGCACCGAGACGTACACCCAGGCGGCCGGGGTGAAGACCGCGACCGGCGGCTTCGCCGCGCTGGCCAACGGTTGCGTCAAGCTGGAGGTCTGGAACGCCATCGGCAACGCGGCAACGACGGTACGGGTCAACGCGACCGCCGCCGAGGGCCGCCAGTCGACGGTCACCGTCCCGTTCACGGTCACCGGCTGACCATCGCTTCCCCGGTCCCTGGCTGTTGATCGCCGGGACAGGTGGGGCTCCCCACGGCGCGCAGGTCGCGTCGCGGGGAGCCCCACTGCCGTCTCCGGGCCGGTGACAACCGACAATGTTGCCGTGACCGTCGCCCGATCGCTGCTGTTGTTCCTGCTCGCCGCCGTCGCCGAGATCGGTGGCGCCTGGCTGGTCTGGCAGGGCGTACGCGAGCACCGGGGGCTGCTGTTCGTCGCCGCCGGGATCCTGGCGCTGGCCGGGTACGGCTTCGTCGCCGCCTTCCAACCGGACCCGAACTTCGGCCGGGTGCTGGCCGCGTACGGCGGGGTGTTCGTCGCCGGGTCGCTGGCCTGGGGTGTTGTGGTCGACAAGTTCCGCCCGGACCGCTACGACCTGACCGGTGCGGCGATCTGCCTGGTCGGTGTTGCGATCATCATGTACGGCCCGCGCGGCTGACCGGCCGAACCGCCCCGCTCGCTCTCACCCGCCCGTCACCAGGCGACGACGCCCTGGCGGCTGGGCTGGATCGTGCCGATCTGTACGCTGCTCAGCGGCAGTTCGGTGACCGTCTGGTTGCCGCCGTCGACGCCGGTCACGTGGGCGACGACGAGGTCGGTGTCGCCGGCCGGACCGACCCGTACGGTGCTGGCCACCGAGCAGTTCTCCGCTGACTTGTCGCAGGTCGTCCACTTGATCCCGGCGAACGCGGACTCGCCGGGATCGAGGTACGCCGCGACGGTTTCGCCCGGCTCGCTGACCCGCTGCTGGCTGACCTTCAACAGACCGCCGTCGGCTGCCTCCAGCCGCAGGTTGACCCAGCCCTCGACCCGGCACTGCGCGGATCCGGCGTTGGTCAGCAGCAGCATCGCCATCCCGGCCCGCTGGATCGTCAGCTCGGCCTTCAGACCCTTGGCCGGGCAGGCGGCCACCGCACCACCGGCCGCCGGGGTGGCATTGCCGGGGGCGGTGCTGGCGTTGCCGGGGGCGGAGGTGGCGCCGCCCGACGCACCGGGCTCGACACCGGCCGTCGCCGACGCGCTGGCGCTGGCGCCGGGTACGGCGGCCCCCGGTGACCCGGGGCGGTCCTCGGCGCAGGCGCCGAGCGCGGCGATCGTCGAGGCGAGGCAGGCCACGACCAGGAAACGGGTCGAACGCATGGATTACCCACTCTTCCGCAGACGTCAGGGGGTTCAGCGGCGAAACCACCCACACCGGACCGCCCAGCAGAATCTCACGCCCATCCCCCACCGGCAACACGAGGCCCATCGTCCGGATGATCACCAAGGGTTCGGCTCGCCCCGACCGGCCGAACTCTTCCGGATCACGAAGGGCCACCGGCAGAGGCATTCCTATTAGGACATTGTCGGGAGTAAATTGTTAATCGAATCGCAACACGGGCGCTACCAGCAAGGTCGCCTCCCCGTCCCGCGTCGCTCTACCCCCGAAGGATCTCCATGGGTGTCCGAAGAAAGCGCGCCGCCGTCACCACCGCCCTGTTCACCACCGGCCTGCTGGTCGCCGCGCTGCTCGCCGGCACAGTCGCTCGACCGGCCGAGCAGGCCACCGCGAGTCCGGCCAGTCCGGGCAGCAAGGACGTCATCGTCCACCTGTTCCAGTGGCCGTGGGCATCGGTCGCCAACGAGTGCACAGGCGTGCTCGGCCCGAAGGGCTTCGGCGGGGTGCAGGTCTCCCCGCCGCAGGAGCACGTCGTCCTGCCCGACCGGGGTTACCCCTGGTGGCAGGACTACCAGCCGGTCAGCTACCAGCTGACCAGCCGCCGGGGCAACCGGGCCGCCTTCGCCGCCATGGTGCAGACCTGCCACAACGCCGGGGTGAAGATCTACGTCGACGCGGTGGTCAACCACATGGCCGGCGGGGCGTCCACCGGGGCCGGCAGCGGCGGGTCGACGTACGGTCACTACGCCTATCCGGCGGTGCCGTACGGGACGGGCGACTTCCACCACTGTGGGCGCAACGGCAACGACGACATCGCCAACTGGGGCGACCGCTGGGAGATCCAGAACTGCGAACTGGTGGACCTGTCCGACCTGAGGACCGAGTCGTCGTACGTGCGCGGCAAGCTGGTCGCGTACCTCAATGACCTGGTCTCGCTCGGCGTGGACGGCTTCCGGGTCGACGCGGCCAAGCACCTGCCGGCGGCGGACCTGGCGGCGATCGTCGACCCGGTGACCGGCGATCCCTACGTCTTCTCCGAGGTGATCGAGGGCGGTGCCGGCGAACCCACCCCCGAGGAGTACGCCGGCGTCGGCGACGTCACCGAGTTCCGGTACGGCGACGTGGTCGGCACCGCCTTCCGCGACGGGACCCTGTCGAATTTGAACAACCTCGCCTCGTCGATGCGGCTCGGCTCGGCCGACGCGGTCGCGTTCGTCGACAACCACGACACCCAGCGCAACGGCCGGGCGAAGTTGACCTACCACAACGGCTCGTCGTACGCGCTGGCCGAGGCGTTCATGATCGCCTGGCCGTACGGGGTGCCGCAGGTGATGTCGAGCTTCACCTTCACCGATCCGGAGGTCGGCCCACCGACCAGCGGCGGCACCACCACCTCGGTCGACTGTGCCAGCGGCTGGGCCTGCGAGCACCGCTGGCGGACCACGGCGAACATGGTCGGGCTGCGCAACACCGCGGCCGGCGCGGCGGTCACCAACTGGTGGAGCAACGGCTCGAACCAGATCGGCTTCGGCCGGGGCAGCGTGGCGTACGCGGCGTTCAACCGGGGCGGGACCGCGCTGGCCCGGACGTTCCAGAGCAGCCTGCCGGCGGGCACGTACTGCGACGTGATGGCCGGCGACTACTCGGCCGGCACCTGCACCGGGGCCCGGTACACGGTCAACGCCGCCGGTCAGTTCACCGCCACGGTGCCCGCCAACGGCGCGCTGGCGCTGCACGTCAACGCCCGTACCGCCGCCACCCCGACGAGCAGCCCGCCGCCGGGGCTCTGCGCCGGTGCCACCACGGTCACCTTCGAGGTGAACGCGACCACCGTCTGGGGGCAGAACGTCTTCGTCACCGGCAACACGGCGGCGCTCGGCAACTGGGATCCGGCGAGCGCGGTGCCGCTGTCGTCGGCCGCGTACCCGGTCTGGCGGGCCTCGGTCACGCTGCCGCCGAGCGCGCCGGTGCAGTACAAGTACATCAAGAAGGACGGGTCGCAGGTGATCTGGGAGAGCGATCCCAACCGGACCCGCAACCCTCCGACCTACGCGCCCTGCACCGCCACCTGGTCCGACACCTGGCGGTGAGCCGATCGTGGTGCCCGCCCCCGGTCGGGCGGGCACCACTCAGGCGGTGGGGCCGGCGTCGAGGGTGGCCCGGATCCGCGACCCGAGGGCCAGGTGCGCGGTGCGTGCCTGCCGGAACGCGTACGCGAACAGCGGTCCCGGCGCGGACAGCGTGATCTGTACGTCGATCCGGGTGACCCCGTCCGGTTCGGAACTGAGCCGGGCGTGGTTGCGGACGGTGGTGTTCGGCCACTGCCGGGCGACCGTCTCCACCTCGTCCTCGGTCGCCTTCAGGATGTCCGCCTGATAGGTGGTGCGGAACGTGAACGGTCCCCAGGCCAGCCGGTCGGAGATGGTGTAGCTGTGCAGCGCGCCGGGGCGGGCGGGCCGGGGTCGGACCGAGATGATCAACGGGTGCAGGTCGGCCTGCGCGTTCAGGTCGGCGAGCAGCCGTACGGCGTCGGCCCGGCCGCACCGTGCCTGCACCGTGTAGTGGAAGACGTCCTGCTTCGGCACCGGCTCTCCTCGGTCGATGGATGCCGGACAGTGCACCACGTGAACGCCGTTCGCGACAGCCCGTACGGCGGGCGGGGTCGACGGCGGAATCGACGGTCGGTGTCGACGGTCCGTGTCGACGATCGGTTGAGCGATGTTCGCCAATCTGCCGCCCGGCGTTCGCCGGGTAGGGAAACGTGGGGGTCATGAATGCCCACGTCATGGTCTTCGCGC is a window of Micromonospora sp. NBC_01699 DNA encoding:
- a CDS encoding carbohydrate-binding module family 20 domain-containing protein — its product is MGVRRKRAAVTTALFTTGLLVAALLAGTVARPAEQATASPASPGSKDVIVHLFQWPWASVANECTGVLGPKGFGGVQVSPPQEHVVLPDRGYPWWQDYQPVSYQLTSRRGNRAAFAAMVQTCHNAGVKIYVDAVVNHMAGGASTGAGSGGSTYGHYAYPAVPYGTGDFHHCGRNGNDDIANWGDRWEIQNCELVDLSDLRTESSYVRGKLVAYLNDLVSLGVDGFRVDAAKHLPAADLAAIVDPVTGDPYVFSEVIEGGAGEPTPEEYAGVGDVTEFRYGDVVGTAFRDGTLSNLNNLASSMRLGSADAVAFVDNHDTQRNGRAKLTYHNGSSYALAEAFMIAWPYGVPQVMSSFTFTDPEVGPPTSGGTTTSVDCASGWACEHRWRTTANMVGLRNTAAGAAVTNWWSNGSNQIGFGRGSVAYAAFNRGGTALARTFQSSLPAGTYCDVMAGDYSAGTCTGARYTVNAAGQFTATVPANGALALHVNARTAATPTSSPPPGLCAGATTVTFEVNATTVWGQNVFVTGNTAALGNWDPASAVPLSSAAYPVWRASVTLPPSAPVQYKYIKKDGSQVIWESDPNRTRNPPTYAPCTATWSDTWR
- a CDS encoding SRPBCC family protein, yielding MPKQDVFHYTVQARCGRADAVRLLADLNAQADLHPLIISVRPRPARPGALHSYTISDRLAWGPFTFRTTYQADILKATEDEVETVARQWPNTTVRNHARLSSEPDGVTRIDVQITLSAPGPLFAYAFRQARTAHLALGSRIRATLDAGPTA
- a CDS encoding DUF4232 domain-containing protein, with translation MRSTRFLVVACLASTIAALGACAEDRPGSPGAAVPGASASASATAGVEPGASGGATSAPGNASTAPGNATPAAGGAVAACPAKGLKAELTIQRAGMAMLLLTNAGSAQCRVEGWVNLRLEAADGGLLKVSQQRVSEPGETVAAYLDPGESAFAGIKWTTCDKSAENCSVASTVRVGPAGDTDLVVAHVTGVDGGNQTVTELPLSSVQIGTIQPSRQGVVAW
- a CDS encoding YnfA family protein, with protein sequence MTVARSLLLFLLAAVAEIGGAWLVWQGVREHRGLLFVAAGILALAGYGFVAAFQPDPNFGRVLAAYGGVFVAGSLAWGVVVDKFRPDRYDLTGAAICLVGVAIIMYGPRG